From Pelagibacterium flavum:
ATCAGGATCAGCCTCTGAACGAACCACCAAGCGGTCGAAATGCACAGCATTGCCATAATCAAATGGCGGGTCATAGTCGGGCCAATTTTCTATAATGATGGTGGCGAACGTCTCGCTTTGGCTGCTGACGCCATCGGCCGCATGCCAGAAATCCTCAAGGTCGAGGCTCGATTCCACACGCCATTCATTGAATTGGGCGACTGCGCAAAGCCCATTGGCACTATAGCAGCGGATCCATACATCCCTGCTCGATATGTATTCGAGCTCCTCGAAATAGGCATATCTGACGCATTGCAACTCGTAACTTCCGTGCTGCTGCCTCCAAGTCGGACGCCTGCTCAATGTGTGTTCAGAGTTTGTGACGATTTGTTCCCACGCCTTGTGGCGCGCGACCCTGATGTTCCAAGCTTTCTGATTCATCCCGCTTCACCTTCCGCCCCGAGTTGTCGAAAAGTGCCCCAAGGAAACATGCATGAGATTCGCGATTTGGTCGAGAACTCGTGTGCCTTGCTACGATGTGTGAATAATGGGGAGCGCAGTCATTGATAGTGGGTGCGCGCACCGGCCGTTAAGCCGGCGGAGCACCGACCATGCGCCCCATGGCTTACTCCGTGTCCGATGTGATCGAGATGATCGGCATTGGTCGCACCAAGTTCTACCAACTCGTCAGCGCTGGCGAAATCAAGACTCGGAAGATTGGCAACCGCACTGTCGTCCTGGCGGCTGATTTAGATACGTGGCTCGCCTCCCTGCCCTCCTCGACCAATCAGGAGGTGAACCAGTGACCGAACACCATTCCTCCCGCCGCGCGAAGCGTCTCAAGCAGGACGCGAACCGGTCTCAGAAGCTTCGCGACAAGCTCAAGGGACAAGGCATCCCCACAACCCATCAGAATAACCGCGCGCTGGCTGAAGGCTTTTTCTACCAGGTGGCCGCCAAGCGCAACGCGGCAATCCCAATGAAGGAGATCCATATCCCCGCTCAATTGGTGCTGGCTTACGCCCTTCGCATTCTCACATCGAAGTCGAACGGTACGAGCCAGTTCGATCAGGACGCCACTTTCGAGGCCATCAAACAGCGCCTGTCACGGGAATGCAGCACCCCTTTCAGGATCGACTCTCTGAGGATGCTCCCACGTGATGACATCACTGATGAAAACTGAGTACACACCCGTTACCTCATCAGATGACATCACGGTCGACCAGCGTGTGAATATCGAGGACATCGGCGAGATCGACCTTTCATCCATCCGCCATCGATAATTGCGTATCTGTCCAGTTGAGCCATGGCCGGCTGAGTTGCGGCGGCTGTCATGAACGCGGGCAGTACACTGGCCCACAGCGTTGATTTGAACATCGCCTCCCCCCGTACGTGTAGGTAATAATATTCCCAGTTCCTACCCATGCCGAACTTTCATCCAGCCCACCTAAATTTGCAGGCGGCTAGAACCATCCTGAAATTCGCGCCAGCCCCCGCGCAAAAAACACATAGCTCCCAATAGCTGTGGCGATTGTCACTAACGAAAGGGTAAAATAGGCGCCGCCCCATATCTTTGATGCCCGTGTGGAGCGGATAAATGGCTCGACGAAATGCTTGCTCATCGAGGCGGCAGACTCGCCGGCGCAAAGGTTGGTCAAATATCCGAGTCCGGCAGTGACGGCAGCAGCCAGAGCGCCTTTGGAGAACTCCATCAGCGCGTTCATGAAAAGCGCAATCAGCTGCGCGGTTGCAGGTTCGCCGTCGATGGACGAGATAGTAGAAGCCAGAAAGCCAAGGAGCGCTATGCAAGCGGCTCCGTTTAGTAGAAGTGCTGCTTTGACGGCGTGGTGGCCGGATTCGATTGCCGCATTGATCTGGCTTTCGAAGCGAATGTCCTGCCGATCGAAGGCTCGCTTTTGCCAAAAATGAGGATCCTCGCGGAATTCATCGCCCATGCCCATCCTCCAAACCAACGTCACGAGAGCTACACCCGAGCGCTGCCCCAAGGCAAGACAGCGGACATGGCCTATTCACAGGCTCCTTATAACCACTCGAAGAATGACATAACGTCATCGAACTGCAACCGGGTGTGCCCTGTCGCGGCCCAATAGATGACCATCAGCACCACCACGCCGATTGCGAAGATTGAGGCTATGCGATGCTTCATCCGCGTCCCCTATGGTGCTGGTGCACCCGAACAGAAACCATGAACGCCCCTCGCGCCGAAGCAACAGTGGTCTATCAACAAATAGGGGCACAAGCTGAGTTCAGCCGTCCGCTGCAGGGAGTCCCCATTGGTGGATGTTCCCGTAGGGTGCGGGGAGCGCCTTATAGTCGCTGGTCTTTATCTGCTGACCGGTCAGTACAAATACTGACTGCGCTCGGTTAAGCTTTCCAAAAACGTCGATGGATGACGTTATGGCACTCACGTAAATGGCTGAATGCCCCGCCATAACGGCATTGTATTCGGCCAGTGAAATGGGTTTGAGCGCGGAAATAATATGCGTGGCGGCGGCCCCTGGCGATAAGCCTGTCGTTCTCTTCGCCTCCTGCGTGCGAACAAAAGGCTGGTTCGGCTGGGATGGGTAGTCGGCAACTATGATAGTTCCAAGAATATCGACGTCAGCGGCAGGCGTAATACCCTCGTTTCTGAAATGAACCCGAGCCTGGGGAATCTGCTCTGCTCCCGGGCGCTGGAGATCACACGACGTGACGATGACATACGCACGAGTTTGAGCCTCGCCGATCGTCCTGGTTTCA
This genomic window contains:
- a CDS encoding helix-turn-helix domain-containing protein, which gives rise to MRPMAYSVSDVIEMIGIGRTKFYQLVSAGEIKTRKIGNRTVVLAADLDTWLASLPSSTNQEVNQ